One Ricinus communis isolate WT05 ecotype wild-type chromosome 2, ASM1957865v1, whole genome shotgun sequence DNA segment encodes these proteins:
- the LOC8288956 gene encoding proteasome subunit alpha type-1-B: protein MFRNQYDTDVTTWSPAGRLFQVEYAMEAVKQGSAAIGLRSKTHVVLACVNKANSELSSHQKKIFKVDDHIGVAIAGLTADGRVLSRYMRSECINYSFTYESPLPVGRLVVQLADKAQVCTQRSWKRPYGVGLLVAGLDESGAHLYYNCPSGNYFEYQAFAIGSRSQAAKTYMERRFENFMDSSRDDLIKDALIAVRETLQGETLKSSICTVAVVGVGEAFHVLDQETVQQLIDAFEIVGEPEAPAAEPDAAAEGGGGAAADQGGAAADEGVAPMDI, encoded by the exons atgttcaGGAACCAATACGATACAGACGTTACCACATGGAGCCCAGCCGGACGGCTATTCCAGGTGGAGTACGCAATGGAAGCCGTAAAGCAAGGGTCAGCGGCAATCGGACTCCGATCCAAGACTCACGTGGTACTCGCGTGCGTTAACAAAGCTAACTCTGAGCTCTCATCTCACCAGAAGAAGATCTTTAAAGTCGATGACCACATAGGCGTCGCTATTGCCGGTCTCACTGCCGACGGTCGCGTTCTCTCACGATACATGCGATCCGAATGCATTAATTACAGTTTCACCTACGAGTCCCCACTTCCTGTTGGTCGGCTCGTTGTTCAACTCGCAGATAAGGCTCAG GTCTGTACCCAACGCTCTTGGAAACGACCTTATGGTGTTGGTCTTCTAGTAGCTGGCTTGGATGAATCTGGAGCTCACCTCTACTACAATTGCCCTAGTGGGAACTACTTTGAGTATCAGGCTTTTGCTATTGGATCTCGCTCACAAGCTGCAAAGACATACATGGAACGCAGGTTTGAGAACTTCATGGACTCTTCACGGGATGATCTGATCAAGGATGCCCTCATTGCAGTTAGGGAGACCTTACAAGGAGAAACCCTTAAGAGTTCCATATGCACAGTTGCTGTAGTAGGAGTTGGGGAGGCATTCCATGTACTGGATCAGGAAACTGTACAGCAGTTAATTGATGCATTTGAGATTGTTGGAGAGCCAGAGGCTCCTGCTGCTGAACCTGATGCTGCTGCTGAGGGTGGTGGTGGTGCTGCTGCTGACCAGGGTGGTGCTGCTGCTGATGAGGGTGTGGCCCCAATGGACATATGA
- the LOC8288955 gene encoding uncharacterized sugar kinase slr0537: MGAEALPRNIEIAPAAPPPPPLVLGLQPAALIDHVARVDWSLLDQIPGDRGGSIPVAIEELEHILREVETHMITSPDNASPIKTIAGGSVANTIRGLSAGFGVSCGIIGAYGDDDEGKLFVSNMGFCGVNLSRLRRKIGPTGQCVCLVDALGNRTMRPCLSSAVKVQANELINEDFKGSKWLVMRYGIFNIEVIQAAIRIAKQEGLCVSLDLASFEMVRNFRLPLLQLLESGDIDLCFANEDEAVELLRGEQKVDPEAALEFLAKHCNWAVVTLGSNGCIAKDKKEIVRVPAIGEANATDATGAGDLFASGFLYGLVKGLTLEECCKMGACSGGSVVRSLGGEVTPENRQWMYKQLQVKGLPVPEIRN, encoded by the exons atgggaGCAGAAGCCTTGCCCAGGAACATAGAAATTGCTCCTGctgctcctcctcctcctccccTCGTGCTCGGTCTCCAGCCAGCTGCTCTCATCGACCACGTTGCTCGTGTTGATTGGTCTTTGCTTGATCAAATTCCCGGTGACCGTGGTGGTTCTATACCC GTTGCCATTGAAGAACTTGAGCATATTTTAAGAGAGGTCGAAACCCATATGATCACTTCCCCTGATAATGCATCTCCTATTAAGACAATTGCCGGTGGCAGCGTAGCCAATACTATTCGAGGTCTTAGTGCAGGTTTTGGTGTCTCTTGTGGTATTATTGGGGCTTATGGGGATGATGATGAAGGCAAGTTATTTGTGAGTAATATGGGTTTTTGTGGGGTGAACCTCTCTAGATTGAGGAGGAAAATAGGACCCACTGGCCAG TGTGTTTGCTTGGTTGATGCCTTGGGCAATCGTACAATGCGGCCTTGCCTCTCAAGTGCTGTGAAAGTTCAG GCCAACGAACTGATCAATGAGGATTTTAAAGGCTCGAAG TGGTTAGTGATGAGATATGGAATATTCAATATTGAAGTTATTCAAGCAGCTATTCGGATCGCAAAGCAAGAGGGTCTTTGTGTCTCATTGGATTTGGCTAGCTTTGAG ATGGTGAGGAACTTTAGATTACCTCTTCTTCAGTTGCTAGAGTCAGGTGACATAGACCTCTGCTTTGCTAATGAGGATGAGGCAGTGGAGCTTCTGAG AGGCGAGCAAAAGGTTGATCCTGAAGCTGCACTAGAATTCTTGGCCAAACACTGCAACTGGGCTGTAGTGACATTAGGTTCTAATGGGTGCATTgcaaaagataagaaagag ATTGTCCGGGTTCCAGCCATTGGGGAAGCAAATGCAACTGATGCCACTGGAGCAGGGGACCTGTTTGCCAGCGGGTTTTTGTATGGACTGGTCAAGGGATTAACTTTGGAAGAATGCTGCAAAATGGGTGCATGTAGTGGTGGATCTGTTGTTCGCTCCCTTGGGGGCGAAGTGACCCCAGAGAACCGGCAATGGATGTATAAGCAGTTACAAGTTAAAGGCCTCCCTGTTCCTGAAATCCGCAATTGA
- the LOC8288954 gene encoding gamma carbonic anhydrase 1, mitochondrial yields the protein MGTLGRAIYSIGFWIRETGQALDRLGCRLQGNYYFQEQLSRHRTLMNVFDKAPVVDKDAFVAPSASIIGDVQVGRGASIWYGCVLRGDVNSISIGSGTNIQDNTLVHVAKSNLSGKVLPTIIGDNVTVGHSAVLHGCTVEDEAFVGMGTTLLDGVVVEKNAMVAAGALVRQNTKIPAGEVWGGNPARFLRKLTDEEIAFIMQSATNYSNLAQVHATENAKPFDEIEFEKVLRKKFARRDEEYDSMLGVVRETPPELILPDNVLPDKAPKAI from the exons atgggGACCTTAGGCAGAGCCATATACTCCATCGGTTTCTGGATTCGGGAAACCGGCCAAGCTCTTGATCGTCTCGGCTGCCGCCTCCAAGGCAATTACTACTTTCAAGAACAAT tgtcTAGACATCGAACTCTTATGAACGTATTTGATAAAGCTCCTGTGGTTGATAAGGATGCATTTGTTGCCCCCAGTGCTTCAATCATTGGTGATGTTCAAGTTGGAAGAGGTGCATCTATTTGGTATGGATGTGTTTTGAGAG GTGATGTAAACAGCATTAGCATTGGATCTGGAACTAATATACAAGATAACACCCTTGTGCATGTGGCAAAGTCTAATTTAAGTGGGAAGGTACTACCAACTATTATTGGGGATAATGTCACTGTAG GCCATAGTGCTGTTCTTCATGGCTGTACTGTTGAGGATGAGGCTTTTGTTGGTATGGGAACAACACTTCTTGATGGCGTTGTTGTTGAGAAAAATGCCATGGTTGCTGCTGGAGCCCTTGTAAGACAGAACACAAAGATACCTGCGGGAGAG GTATGGGGAGGCAATCCTGCAAGGTTTCTGAGAAAGCTAACTGATGAAGAGATAGCTTTTATTATGCAGTCTGCCACCAATTATTCGAATCTTGCACAGGTTCATGCCACTGAGAATGCTAAGCCTTTTGATGAGATTGAGTTTGAGAAGGTTCTCCGCAAGAAGTTTGCTCGTAGGGATGAAGAGTATGACTCAATGTTGGGTGTTGTTCGTGAAACTCCACCTGAACTTATTCTTCCAGATAATGTCTTACCAGATAAAGCACCCAAGGCAATATGA
- the LOC8288953 gene encoding gamma carbonic anhydrase 1, mitochondrial → MGTLGRAIYTVGFWIRETGQALDRLGCRFQGSYYFQEQLSRHRTLMNIFDKAPMVDKDAFVAPSASIIGDVQVGKGASIWYGCVLRGDVNSISVGAGTNIQDNSLVHVAKSNLSGKVIPTIIGDNVTVGHSAVLHGCTVEDEAFVGMGATLLDGVVVEKHGMVAAGALVRQNTKIPAGEVWGGNPAKFLRKLTDEEIAFISQSATNYSNLAQVHAAENAKPFDEIEFEKVLRKKFARRDEEYDSMLGVVRETPPELILPDNVLPDKEQKAQ, encoded by the exons ATGGGGACCCTTGGCAGAGCCATATACACCGTTGGATTCTGGATTCGCGAGACTGGCCAGGCCCTTGATCGCCTTGGCTGCCGGTTCCAGGGCAGCTACTACTTCCAAGAGCAAC TGTCTAGACATCGTACTCTCATGAACATATTTGATAAAGCCCCTATGGTCGACAAGGATGCATTTGTAGCCCCCAGTGCATCTATCATTGGGGATGTTCAAGTTGGAAAAGGAGCATCAATTTGGTATGGTTGTGTTTTGAGAG GTGATGTGAACAGCATTAGTGTTGGAGCTGGAACTAATATACAAGACAATTCCCTTGTGCATGTCGCAAAATCTAATCTAAGTGGGAAGGTGATACCAACTATAATTGGGGACAATGTTACTGTAG GCCATAGTGCTGTTTTACATGGATGTACTGTTGAGGATGAGGCTTTTGTTGGCATGGGAGCAACACTTCTTGATGGTGTTGTTGTTGAGAAACATGGCATGGTTGCTGCTGGAGCCCTTGTGAGACAGAACACTAAGATTCCTGCTGGAGAG GTGTGGGGAGGCAATCCAGCAAAGTTTCTGAGAAAGCTAACCGATGAAGAGATAGCCTTTATTTCACAGTCAGCCACAAATTATTCCAATCTTGCACAGGTTCATGCTGCTGAGAATGCTAAGCCTTTTGATGAGATTGAGTTTGAGAAGGTGCTTCGCAAGAAATTTGCTCGTCGTGATGAAGAGTATGATTCAATGCTGGGTGTTGTACGAGAAACTCCACCTGAACTTATTCTTCCAGATAATGTCCTACCTGATAAAGAACAAAAGGCACAATAA